The Podospora pseudocomata strain CBS 415.72m chromosome 3, whole genome shotgun sequence genome window below encodes:
- a CDS encoding hypothetical protein (EggNog:ENOG503P168) produces the protein MRQRVCDILDEYDDKVDECKTMAQNLSLAMQAAWNQTARQDAAVNARIAQLNTTIALETKSESAMMRSIALLTMIFLPLSCVASGAYVQMDKLMARLTTE, from the exons ATGCGTCAGCGAGTCTGCGACATACTGGATGAATACGACGACAAGGTCGATGAGTGCAAAACGATGGCACAGAACCTATCCTTGGCTATGCAGGCC GCCTGGAACCAGACCGCTCGCCAGGATGCCGCAGTCAATGCCAGGATAGCGCAACTCAATACTACGATAGCGCTAGAGACAAAGTCTGAGAGTGCCATGATGAGGAGCATCGCCCTACTAACAATGATATTTTTACCACTCAGCTGCGTTGCT TCTGGTGCGTATGTGCAGATGGACAAGTTGATGGCTAGGCTAACCACAGAGTGA